The genome window CACCGCTGCCGCAGACTCGGCTTTCCAGTCCGTCGGCTCCGTCCTGTCGCGGATCGTCTCGGACTCGTCGGAAAGCCTCGAGGAAGCCAAAGTACGTCTAGGTTATCCACCATTTGTGCCTCCTTTTCCTTCCGGTCTGCTTCTTCTTCATTGATGTTGAATCCGCGAATTTTAGGTTAAGATAGCATGGGCAAAGGATCACTATGCGGCTGCCGAAGAAGTGGCACTGGCAAAGATGAAAGGCGTGATTTTATCCCGTCCTACTGCTTATCTTTTTACGTTTCTACTATGAGTTGTGATGTTTGTATAGGTTCCCCTGTTATTGTTTACAGACGGGATTGTCGATGCGGCACTACATCCAGCCTTGTCTTGTGGAATTGCTGCTGGCTTGGGACTTGTCCTTTTAAAAGGTAGGTTTTGATCTTTTCGATCTAGATTTTATGTCCCTTTTATGATAGTGCTATTGATTTATGGACAATGGCAGTATTAGAATATATGGTGTTGCTTGACCATGAATAAGTGAAATGGAGAAAATTTATCGCCATTTCCTTCATAAATTATCTTTCTCCATTTTTTTTTGCAATAATTGAGAAATACTTGAGGACTAGATATGTTTTGGAATCACGCTAGCAcatggtgattttttttttaatgctgatTTGAATCAAGACTAACACGTCTTCTCGTCGTTCCAATTTCTAGGACCTAGACGTTTTCTGATCCGCAATACTAGGCGTATTTTTGTGAGCGAAGAGGTTGGTTGCTCTGTTATGTTTATTTCACACTTAATAGCTGCATTTACCCTTTTGCATTACATTCTATTAAAATCTTTCATAAGCTTTGTTAGAAAAGTTTCTTTTGCTTGGCCTTAAATTTTGTGTTCTTTGCAAATGTTATAAAAGCGGCAGTTGATTGCTTGACAATTTCCATTATGACGGAACAAATTCAAATAATTGATTAAACGTTTGGCTCATGGAACTACAAGAGTTACTCAAAGTCAATTGCTAAGCTGTATTTTTTACACTGGCATTCAAGTGCATATGAAGGGCATATCACTCATGATGGTTTATTCATGCATTATTGATAACCTGCTAGTTCAAGCACAAACTAAGGGCCATCCTAGGGCATCGGACTTCTGCTGATATGTTGTTTAAGGAGGATAAAGTGTGTTTCATGAATTGAACATGTGATGAATGAAATTGGGGCAAACTTACTGTGATAGCAAGGTTCACCAATTTAATTACTTAAATGGCTGTCTTAGGAATCTTTATCATTCAACTCTTCTTGGTTGTTTGCCAAGATATTTTCTATGCAGGAGCTTTTACTGCATTGAGATTTCTGTAGACACAAACATCAGTTGGTGCTTTTTGAGGAGTCCTTAAGGcgagctatttattgttcattttctaaagaaaaaaactccttgatatagttggattctttTGTGCCACTCTCTGAATGGATGCTTAGCTGCTTGAAATAAGATGGaagaaaattaattgatgaagtatGTCTGCTTCACGCCCCTATTGTCTCCTCtatgattttcttcttgtctcaTTCTTTCTGTATCTTTTTTGTTGTATTTATACTATTTATTTCTTTGCAAAAGTATACCTTTGCTGTTCCTTATTAATGTTCAATTTCCCCTAAACTAACTGGAGGAGGCAACCCTTTGGTCACATGTAATCCTTTCAGCAATTAGGTTGTACCAACATGGTATTTTTACTGGGTGGGATAATAGATAAGAATTTGAAGGAAATAGAATTCTGAAGTGCATTATCCTTCTAGGAAATTAATGAAAACCAATTATATATGTAGTTTGCGATGTGTTGCATTAAAGTAACATTAACACTTGTCATATTATAAAGATTCAACATTCTTTCATCTTGGAGCTCCTTGGAAAAGCACCAGATAAATTTTTGTTTTCAACAAAACATCTGATCAAGTTATGTCCAGCTGCATTTAACATTTGATAGTGCTAGTGACTTCATGATTGCAAAATTGTTGTACAGGCTTAGCATAAAAAAGATGTGTACAACTTACTTTTAAAGCATGTTTTGTACTTCCATTTCTATAAtttagtttgatgtatgctataaaTGGATGAAAGTATGATATAATTCCCCAAAAAGTAGATTTTTATATAGTCTTTGCTCTCAAATGTTTAAGTCAAAGTTGTTTGGTTTTTTTTAGTCTATGCTCTCCAGTGCTCAAGTCAAAGTTAAGGAGCTGCAGCAATCAGTAAATCTTGTGACGAACGAAAGCAAGAAGTTGGAGGTGATTTCTCTTGCACAGCTTGTTGTGACAGGCTCTCTATTTAGCCAATTGGAGCCTCAAAGCCTGCCTTTTTCATTTTCATAAGCATACAAGTAATGAGAATTGATGTTTCAGAAATTTGTTCCTATTTAGGATCGGTTCTTCTGGTAGACTTCTGCACTGTTCGATCATAATTTTGCTTTAAATCTTATAGTGGATATATAAATGCTTTCAGATGAAATGCCTGTTTCCAATCAGTTTTGTTGGATACATTTGCACTGATTCACTGAGCATTTCGAGTTAATAGTTGGGATGTttcttcaaaatcattttttagtGTACATCAAAATGTTTGTTGTCACTGTCATTGTTATTATATAATTTGGTTTAATTGTGTGTTAAATTGTATTAAATAGATTTTAAGGGTTCAAATTGTAGAAGTTCATGTTTTTTATTCCTCACTTTGCAAATGTTAGGTTTGGCTCTGATGAACCCACCTTAACACATTTGGAAATGGCCATATGTCTCCACCTTGCACTAGGATTAGTGCAACCTGTTATAGCATGGAAGAGGTAGACATGTGAGTGCTTAAGAGGAAGTACGTCCTCCTGTCTCCTGCTGATGTCCGCCCGCATCCTCTGTGTTGCTTAAACTCCTTCAAGAGCAGATTCTTCATTTGGTGGGCTATATAGACTATATAGGAAGACTCTCTTCAGCTAAAAGAACTAGCTTGGCATTTCCATTTTTATCCCTTAAGATAATTATGCATACATTATTCTCATTCTTGGCTTGCCTCTTCTCCACTCTCAATGTGCCCCATCTACCTCCTAAGGTTCTTTTTTGTTGGTTCTTATTGATATGCAAATAATGACCCTTTGAAAAATCTCAGTGGGGCTTACTTTTCATGGCATTGTGTTGGAATATTTAGAAAGAAGGAACAAAAACTTTCTTCCTAGTGCTCTTGTGTTTTCCTCTGCCGGCCCCCCTTCTTTCCTTTTCACTCTTCCTTGCCAACTTTTCTTAAAAATGGTTCTATAATTTGGTTGATTTCATCCCATAATGAAATAGAGTAGGCAGGCACAACATAAAAGGTACACACATATCATTGGTATATACTTCCAGAAACTACATATTTGAACTTTCATTTATTTTCTTGTAGTTGCATTCTTAGCAATTACGCTTGTTGTCAAAATTGCAAAAAGTTGCATCATATCTGATAGTGATATGCCGTGGTTCTCTGTACCAGTAGGTTCTTGGCACTTTATCCTGAACTGATTATTATTTCATGTTATTGACTGGGTGATAAACACTATTTACAACAAATTGTTGTTTATGTACACATAATCTGAATGACTGTGGTACTTTTATGCTTTGAAATGAGTCAGTCATGAAGATATACTTAGCATTCAATAAACGGACTGGACAATTTTTTCTGCTGCTACTTTGGGTTGGCCCGATAACACCtgtaattaatataaatttttgagcTAAcatgaaatgctagtgatttcagTCTGGAGTGGTTTCCCAATGTGattctcatattttttttttttgaaataatttgAAATTGGAACATTTGAGATTCATAAACTGAACATTCTGTTCCTCATTCAGGATAGGGCTACACGAGCGGTAGAGGATATGAAGAGAGGGCAGAAGAGACTTATGTAAGGCATACAGTTTCTGCCAAGGTTGCTGATTTTCAATTGCAtcacttcttttttctttttggtttaatTTATGGTTATTCTTTGGCAGAGAGGAAGGACATCAAATTCAAAACCAATTAAACTTTGCTGCTGGTATCGAAAGACAAATCATGTGTAAGTGATTCTTATCTTTGCCTCGAGTGGTCAGTCGATTGAACCAACATAACTCTTTACCTATGTACTGATACAAGTTGGCTTCTTGTTTCATCAGCCCTGAAAGGTCGCCTTAATGAACTTCCCAAGGCAGATGCTTCTCGGTACCAGTCACAGGTTTgtactaacgatataaccttgtgGTTCTTCAAGTAGTTATTGAATTGTTTTAGAAAACTTCAACTTGCATTCTACACCGAGTTCTATCACTCATCAAGTTTGAGAAGTTTACATGAGAGAGGTGATTCATGCAGCCAACTTTGGTCGGTCCAATTAAGTGTTTTCTAATACACTGTTGTAAGATCATGGTGTCAGTCATAGGGAGTCATTCTTATGGGAGTGGCAATCTAAGGTTACATAACTGGGTTAAAAGTTTTCTGGAATAATAAATACCACACCAAGTGCCAGGTGAGATGAACATAGAGATTTTGGCATAAAACACAATTTCACATGCTAGTATAAATTTAATGAAACAAAATTGGACTTTGACATGTACTCTCTGGATCTAGAGAATGGAAGTGCACTGCACACTTATAGACTATTAATAAGCTAAATTTATACATTGACATAAATCGGATTTCTGCAACGGTAACACCGAACACCTTATGACCAACCTTTATTTGAACACCAAAACAGTTGTGCTTGAGTTCCTGTTGAATGTTTCTGATGAGAACTACTTGTATTCTGCATGTAGGTTTCCACCGTTTCTTCTCAGATCAAGCAAGAAAAGAAGGCTCTTAATGGTGCCCTATCGAGGATCATCAATCATGGAATACCCATGTGACGTTCCTCTCTCTCCATTtcaattttgtttttttaatgtaTACGAGTGATTTCTTGCACTTCTATTACTACAAGCTGTAGGGGAAAATAATGCTAACTTGTTTCCTTGGAATATGCCATGGCTTACATGCAGcatgatttgatttaattttttttttccttttgaataTTGGTAAAACCATATTTGAATATGTGTTAAATAAGATTAGTCTTCATCGAGGGCATAGCGAAGCCTATCATGAGTTATTTTGTCACCATGACTGCATTATAGACATCTTAGAGATGACCTAAAcaggtggtgatgatgatgatcgaGGGAAAATGCAACAGTTAGCCAAAATAAAATTAATCATATAATACGAGAATGCTGACTTGATGTTTGTATCCTCTGAGATATTATGGCAGAACATATTGATGTTAGTCCACTAACTCTCTTTTATAGTCTATTTCGTTCCTAATTGCTTCTCgttagaaaaatattttgtgTAATAAGAAAAATATTCGAAGAATATTTTTCAGGTTTTGCTTACACGATGGAATCGTTGATTAAGACTTTTTTTTGTTATCATCTTCTGATAATGTAattatcaatattctcatatcacATATCAAACTAATTTTTATTGTAGAATATGCTCTTTACCAAtgataatttttattgataaacatttttgttttgctatttacaaactaattttaagaatttttaatatttctaacatATTTCTTTATAAAATGAATGGAAATGTCCTCAACTTTCTTCCTATTCTTCTTCTCATGTAAAATGATTGGAAAAAGAGgtgaaatatattttgaatgtttATGTAACAGTTTGAAAgatatcattttataggtcaaTCCGTACTAACCTCTAAATGAAATATGAAAGTATTATTTAgtaaaatcatattttataaaaaaaagaaagaaagaaaaggttgTCAATAGCAATCTCCTAACCTAATAATAGATTAGATTCTAAATCTTGAGAAAAGAAGTGCATTTATCCCTCCCTATACATCCTTTGATGTGCATAAAATACATTCACTTGAGCAACAATCGGATGTTATTGGATACAGATGATCGATCGAGGAGGATTCGAAGGGAATGGTAGAATAAGATGATATGCAGCACCTAAATGACATTTATTTGATGAGATTTCAAACCCTTAATGTTTGGTAAGCGGATCTTAtatatcatcaccatcatcaaatgaatattctaattataaaaataatacccaATAATGACTAAATTTGATGTACCTACTTACTACAAAGGATTACAATAATGGCTTTGGATCAATGTTCTAAACCAACAAACTTGTCCATGTCAAGACCCTCCCTAATCTTCAGCCTGGCTGGACATGTGGTGGGATCGAGTCATATAAATTATGTTGGCATCACCTCGATCTGgttacttttatgtcaaatatgaACTAGCATTAGCATATCTGTCGGAATCTAAGCTTAATAATAATACCAATGAGCTAATAAtaattgcagaagaaacaagcttTTGGTCCCCAACCTACTTAACTGCAGATATCCCAAAACATGGGTGACCATACGAACCACTCACGCTGCTCTGCTTCTACCAACACACACAGAGGAAGAATCTACCCTCAGATTTCCGCAACCAAGATTAATATGCAGTCACTGACAGAATACGATTAGTTTCCCTACCGAAAagaattaagagagagagagagagagagagggctgtGGATGCGTGTTTGGATTCCCTTCCACCCAACCAAGCAGCACAGCAACCTTCGTTGCACTGCACGTCAATGGCAACTCTGGGATGTGTACAGGATAACGAATCCATTACCCACCACACAGAATCGAGAGAAGAGGGCGTCCCATTTCCGTCCAAGTTTCCGACAACTGCATACGGACGTGTGTATATCCATCTCGCTTACTCCACCACAagaaaaccctttctccatcacaTGCTACAGTCTGCAACACCTACCAAGCCATCAGCCCAATACAAAACCGTGCATGCCTGGAGCAGCAGCAGCTGTCCGCACTAGCTATACTGCGTGTTTTGGATCCACATTGCAGGTGAGGCCCACGTCCATCTCATGGCACCGATGACAGGCTTCAATCATCCCCGATATAGGACAAAGAGTCGCCTGCCATGATCCAGTGAACGCGTTTGTTCTTGTTCCACACGATAGAGGAAATCAAAGAAGGAAATGATACAGTACACCTATAATTTCCGCTTGATAGGTCGAATATACAAGCATGGTTTATTGGATTCAACTACTAGAACTAATCTATACGACCTGATTGGATGTGAGCCCAGAGGGAGGATGTggaggagagaggaggaggaggagagcgcaTCACATGTCTGCAACTTTAGGATTGGAGGCGTTGGAAGAAGACGCTGGAATCATGCAGCTCGTCCTCGTCTTGATCGAGCGGAAGCCTTGGTCTGCAGAGGTTTTCTTGGCCTTGGCCTTGGCCTTcccccccttcttcttcttcttcttcttcttcatcttcttcttcttcttcgtactgttccccaccgccaccgccaccgccacccccACCCTGGTCgtcgtcatcttcttcttctccatcatCGTGCTCCGGATGAGACACGAGAGAGCCCTTCGCAGCAGTAGCCTGATCGCTCTCGTCGCCTTTGCTGCTGAAATCGAATCCTAAAGTGGCCATATCAGAGAACTTGAAGCTGTGGCCATCGTTAGGTGCCATGATCGCGTCGAGTAGATCGGAGTTGTCTTTCCGTCGGTCATCACTGCCTCGAGAAGCAATGGCGGTGGCTACATCTGCATTAGGGGAAGAGGTGGAAGGATTAGGCGTGTGGTTGTGAGACTTGGAGTAGAGTTGGTCCAGCTGGTGGAAGTAAGGGCAGGTCTTGGAGTGCTGCGGCCgcttcttccctctttctttcGTCTTCCGGAAGTACTTGTTGATGTTCTCCCACTTCTCCTTGCACCGCTTGGCGCTCCGGTGGTAGCCCATCGTCGCCATCGCCGCGCTAACCTCCTCCCACAGTGGCCCCTTCAGCCCCGGCTCCTGGAACCTCGACTCGAGCCCGCTTCGGACGCGGATCAGTGCCTGGACCTCCGGTTTCGGCCATCGACGTGTACTCGGAAACACCTTGTTGCTATCTGGATCGCCATTGTTGAAGGTGTCGGAGCACGGCTCAATTTGGCGGTTGTCGGTGTCGGTGGTGTTGTCCTCCTTGTTGGCGTCGTCGGCGTCGGGTGTGAGAGATGGGAATTGGAGCTTGGAAGGGAGATTCAGGCTCTCACCGGTGATCTTCTCGATGAAGGAGATGATCGCGGCCTCGCGGGAGGAGGCGAGAGCCCGCTCTTGCGCTCTCGCTGCAGCCTCACGGCTGGACTTCGCCGCCTCCTGCTTCCTCCGCGCGTCCTCGCGGCTGGtcctctccttctctctcctctccatcaccTCCAAGAACTTCCCGTGGAGGCCCTCCTGGTGGTCCATGAGCTGCTTCACAAGGCTCTCGAAGAAGGTGGCCACCGAGCTCAGCTGTCGCTGCCACcgcttcctcctccgcctcccgtTTCCCTTAGAGAACTCCTGGGCCGTTGCCTCTTCTCCTGCCGACGTCTCCGATCCGCCGACGCGATCGGCCGCAGGCAGTCCCAGGGGAGCCGTTGGGGTGACATGCAAGAGAGGGGTCTCATCGCCGGTGAGAGCAGAGCCTGAGCCAGTCCTATTGGTACCACCACCGCGGTTCGTGCTGCTGCCTCCGGGCTTGCAGATAGCTTCGAGTTCGCTGAAAATCTTGTAGTtgctgctgccaccgccgccgGCGACTTGCACATGATCGGATCCGGCTACCTCTTTGCTCTTCTTGGTGTAGCGGCCATTTGAGGCGGCGTGCTCCTCGTCCTTGCATCTCTTGTTGTTCCTGCTGATGTAGTCTATATCCAGTGGCCTCCTGCAGTGGTTCAAACACGAGTCGAGTTAGAGCAGCAGAACATCCAAGAACTGTAAAGAGACTCGAATCCAAATGATATGATGAAGACTTTTTAGTTGCTCTTTTAGTCTTCTTTTCTGGAAAGATCAAGACTCATGAGCATTAGCACATGAAACATATTTGAAGATAGATTGCATGCATTAGTGGGAATACTAGACAAAAATCTATTTCGGATCTTGTTGCAGACACACATGAAACAAAATCGAAGCTAAGATTGCATGGATTAGTGGGAATACttgacaaaaatctacttcagatCTCGTTGCAGATTCTAGGTGCATGTCAATGATTACCATGACAGCTCTTTGATGGCAGACTCATCATCTTCTCTCTGCCAGTGGTGGAGGCGACTCTCCGACGCATCATCTCCTTGCAAAATGCCGTCATCGTCATTCATCCCCTGTGGGCTGCCGCCACCGCTGCTCTCGTTCACCGCCAGCTTAAAGCTCATGGAGGCCGACAAGAACGACGGCCCTCCGCCGCCGCTGCTACCGGGGATGATTCGTGTTGGCGAGGGGGAGGTCTCGGGAGCCGACTCCTGGTCGAGGCCGAGGTGGTGCTGCGGAATGAACCTCCTGGGTTCAAGATAGTGTTGCTGAGGGTGGAAGAGCTGGAACGGGTGGGTGGTCTGATGGAAGAGCTGCTGGGTGATGGGGATGGAGTGGAAGTGGGAGAAGTGgggaggcagcggcggcggcggcaggggTTGCGGGTGGTGAGGTTGAGGGAGGGGATGGTACTTGAGGGGGTGAAGGGCCGCGGAGTGGATGTTGGTGGGGGTGGCCGCGGCCGCCCCAGCTGCTGCTGCAGGGTTTGGGTTCGCCGTAGACATGGAGAAGAGGGAAGAGCCGCAGCTATCCACCATGAATTGTTGGATCTCAGACACTCCTCCATATCCCGACTgcatcttctctctcttcttgtcGGTCCTCTGTCTCCAAGTCTTGCTTTGCTTCTGTGAGTCAATAGGGAACGCTTCTCCTTTTGTCGCTGCGATAGAAGTGGAAGGAGACCTTCAAGATCCGCTCCCCCTTCTCTACCTCTCTCAATTGAACGCTTCTCCTTTTGTCGCTGCGATAGTAGCGGAAGGAAACCTTCAAGATCCGCTTCCCCTTCTCTACCTCTCTTTTAATTCCGCTGCCGAGTCTACGAGACCGAGAAGGTCACAGATGGGAAGGTTAAACAAATGGTACAGGGGTGACGCCAGCTAGGAGAAAAACGATGAGCATCTCGTTCCAGGCGGCATGAATCCCACACGCGCCATACACGTGCGAAAGGACACTGCCGTGAATTATGTGCTTTGCTTTCCGGGGCAtccacgtgtatatatatatatatatatatatatatatatatatatatatatatatatatatatatatatatatatatatatatatataccttcatTTTTTGTCATCTACGCGGAGAAGACATGTGCTACTTGCATGGAATGGAGATGTACAGTATGTGCATGGGAACATATCGTCATCATCACATGTGGATAATAATAAAGAGAAAGCTGGATGTCAGATCAAAGGCGGTATCGATGGGTGGCCAACACAAGCAAGACTAACTTGTTACGTCAATCGTGATCTATTTCCCTATTTGACAGACAGAATTCATGTGCCAGAGTTTGATCACAATATAACTCGAATTTTAAGTCTTTCGAGCTCGTCCCCGTCGATGTTAGAAGAAACATTTCGGGAATGGATCGGTGAGAGGGCAAGTCACGGAAACAAATGGACCAGGTACAATACACGGGTGGATGATGACCTGCGTGGCAATTGGTTGACGATGATACGGTAGACGGAGGAGCCTACGAAAAGACGAGAATTGGGGAGACCAAATGATGACCAGATATATTAAGAAGCCGTGGCGCAGGGGATGAGCCACGCGTTAGCAAGCCATGCGGGCCACGAAGAAGCGGTGAGGACTGCGGAAACAGGAGAAAATAGAATATTCTACCTACACGCTGAAAGGAGTGATGGGGGAAGAAAATGATGTGATGTGAGATGTAGGTGAAAAATAATTGAGATATTTTTGGAAGAAAGAAATTGTTTTCGAGAGCAATTTGATATTTAACGTGATGATCGATAATTTGATATTCTTCGCAGAAGGAACAAAACATACTTATCACATCAGGAAGGACCTTCTTGAACTAAAGCCACCTATCTTATCCTCCACTAAAGACCATGCATCATTTAGGTTTTAAATGTTGAGTTTAAACATATCAAATAGAAAAAGGAGGCAACTTTTTGATTCAACAAACACAACACTGATGAAGCCTCTACACAAGACCATCGCCTAAAGGAATCCAAggaaagcatcatatctttttggCATGTTGAGTCAGGCAACCAGCCCCTAATCAAATCATGTCTTTGTGTCAGAAGCATTTTGCATGCATGCAATGCACGTGCACGGATTCATCGAGTAGAGTAGCCCACGGAAGAACAAGGTTGGTGGGGTGTCAGTCTAGGGTTTCGCAAGGTCTTGTGTACAGGGCAGTTGTGAACTAGCAACATGCAAAAGAAAAAGTTAACCAAGGGAAATGACACCATCAAACTGCAACTTGGTGTTGCATTTGTTCCTTGAACAGTGATGCCACGTAATACTAGGTCATTTGTCTTGTAGGGATACCCTTTTCGATAACCTTAAGTATTAATACATGTAGTCCTTGCAGGTGTCTTGGTAGCAAACTTCCTAAGCCATAGGAGTAATACAGAAGCAAACAAGAGACATGACTATCGAGCTAATTAATCTGCAGGTACAGTCCTTGGAGTTTGCTCGTCTCCTATGTACTGCACGAGGCACAGGCAGAGAGGACGGGAGGTACTACTAATTTTGCCCTCTAAACGTGCAAATTCCCACTTGGCCAGTGAAGATAGGCTACCAAGAACTATGTGCTTCAACTCTTCAATGTTCTTTGAACTCTGAGTTGCAGTTCTTCAAACATTACAGGTGGGGAAGTGTTGGCAAACACTTGCAAATCTATCATCAGGTGGCGATCAAGATTACTGCATATGCCAGGCAATTAAATCGTAGTTGCAGAAACCAAAGCATGTTGGTGTGCAAGAATCTCATGCACGACAAGGCCCCAGCTGCGACAGCAGCAAGAGTTCGTGTCCATGTTTTGCACTCCCTCCATCCCTCTGTCCATCCATGGGCACGTCACGGGCCAgcaaaacaaaagaacaaaacctacaaggagagagagagagagagagggttgcaATGACGGTGAGGGAGAGGGAGGTGGGGAGAAGAAGCCAACGATGGCCCcccatcgagagagagagagagagagtgagggtTGCAATGACGGTGGGGGAGAAGAAGCCAACGATGGCCCCCCATCTCGTCCTCTCTCTCTGACTCGCACATGAGGAGGACGGGCACAGAAAAGGAATGGGGACACACCTGTCAAGTCCTGCGTGCTCCTGTCGTCTGATCTCGAATGTGGTTAGATCCCAACCACGAGCATCTCCTCGCCCACCACCGTAACTGTCGGCTGTGGCGTTACTTCCTTTTGCAGCAATTGGCGCTCGTCTCCCTC of Musa acuminata AAA Group cultivar baxijiao chromosome BXJ2-3, Cavendish_Baxijiao_AAA, whole genome shotgun sequence contains these proteins:
- the LOC103973101 gene encoding RGS1-HXK1-interacting protein 1, yielding MAAIADSGSGSDTAIARSPAKGAGGLAGETRWVEDALRGAEDLKQTVTAAAESAFQAAGSSAEDLKRSVTAAADSAFQSVGSVLSRIVSDSSESLEEAKVKIAWAKDHYAAAEEVALAKMKDGIVDAALHPALSCGIAAGLGLVLLKGPRRFLIRNTRRIFVSEESMLSSAQVKVKELQQSVNLVTNESKKLEDRATRAVEDMKRGQKRLIEEGHQIQNQLNFAAGIERQIMSLKGRLNELPKADASRYQSQVSTVSSQIKQEKKALNGALSRIINHGIPM
- the LOC135607403 gene encoding trihelix transcription factor DF1-like, producing MQSGYGGVSEIQQFMVDSCGSSLFSMSTANPNPAAAAGAAAATPTNIHSAALHPLKYHPLPQPHHPQPLPPPPLPPHFSHFHSIPITQQLFHQTTHPFQLFHPQQHYLEPRRFIPQHHLGLDQESAPETSPSPTRIIPGSSGGGGPSFLSASMSFKLAVNESSGGGSPQGMNDDDGILQGDDASESRLHHWQREDDESAIKELSWRPLDIDYISRNNKRCKDEEHAASNGRYTKKSKEVAGSDHVQVAGGGGSSNYKIFSELEAICKPGGSSTNRGGGTNRTGSGSALTGDETPLLHVTPTAPLGLPAADRVGGSETSAGEEATAQEFSKGNGRRRRKRWQRQLSSVATFFESLVKQLMDHQEGLHGKFLEVMERREKERTSREDARRKQEAAKSSREAAARAQERALASSREAAIISFIEKITGESLNLPSKLQFPSLTPDADDANKEDNTTDTDNRQIEPCSDTFNNGDPDSNKVFPSTRRWPKPEVQALIRVRSGLESRFQEPGLKGPLWEEVSAAMATMGYHRSAKRCKEKWENINKYFRKTKERGKKRPQHSKTCPYFHQLDQLYSKSHNHTPNPSTSSPNADVATAIASRGSDDRRKDNSDLLDAIMAPNDGHSFKFSDMATLGFDFSSKGDESDQATAAKGSLVSHPEHDDGEEEDDDDQGGGGGGGGGGEQYEEEEEDEEEEEEEEGGEGQGQGQENLCRPRLPLDQDEDELHDSSVFFQRLQS